A genomic window from Selenomonadales bacterium includes:
- a CDS encoding ABC transporter permease, which translates to MLIVITFVFLLMRLLPLEGYFGDGYDRLTPVQREAILDQMGLLDPWFVQLINFYSDLARGYLGTSIILRPHIPVTEIIAPRIPYSLAFGLASLAISLTFGLLLGIFQAREKDKLLDHLGGAYVVLINAVPAVVYLLFIQLYVTYYFKLPILFNPTRPVSWILPAVSMSLGGIASYALWLRRFMVDELNRDYIKLARVKGLSNTQVMFRHVLRNGFVPLAQHLPTTILMTIAGSLFIESLYSIPGMGGLLIDAISRQDNPLVQSLVLIYSTIGVFGLFLGDVLLAAIDPRIRLEKREGAR; encoded by the coding sequence GTGCTGATTGTTATCACCTTTGTATTCCTACTGATGCGCCTTTTGCCGCTTGAAGGTTACTTCGGAGACGGGTACGACCGCTTGACGCCGGTGCAGCGCGAGGCCATTCTCGACCAGATGGGCCTGTTAGACCCCTGGTTTGTGCAGCTCATAAATTTTTACTCCGATCTAGCCCGCGGGTACCTCGGCACATCTATCATCTTGCGACCGCATATCCCGGTTACCGAGATTATCGCGCCGCGTATACCTTACTCGTTAGCCTTTGGTCTGGCCTCCCTGGCTATCTCCTTGACGTTTGGCCTACTGCTTGGCATCTTTCAGGCGCGCGAAAAAGACAAGCTTCTCGACCACCTCGGCGGAGCCTATGTGGTGCTGATTAACGCTGTGCCGGCGGTCGTGTATCTCTTGTTTATACAACTTTATGTGACCTACTACTTTAAGCTGCCCATCTTGTTTAACCCGACGCGTCCGGTTAGTTGGATACTGCCCGCGGTGAGCATGTCTTTAGGCGGTATCGCCAGTTATGCGCTTTGGTTGCGGCGCTTTATGGTCGACGAACTAAACCGCGACTACATAAAACTTGCACGTGTCAAGGGGTTGTCAAACACCCAAGTTATGTTTAGGCATGTCCTACGCAACGGCTTTGTGCCGCTGGCCCAGCATCTGCCTACGACTATTTTAATGACAATAGCTGGCTCTTTGTTTATCGAATCGTTGTACTCGATTCCCGGCATGGGCGGCCTGCTCATTGACGCCATCAGCCGCCAAGACAACCCGCTCGTGCAATCGCTGGTGCTAATCTACTCGACCATAGGCGTATTTGGGTTGTTCTTAGGTGACGTGCTCTTGGCCGCGATAGACCCGCGCATTCGGCTCGAGAAACGAGAGGGGGCACGTTGA
- a CDS encoding ABC transporter permease encodes MARLDIQNLGPELFDFASFDLAAGERTGYSNYSYWRATVTKFLQSRQAVIALAILGVLLTFTLIQPFLPGQRDPNLINIDPETFRHVRNVRPGAEFWFGTNSIGQDLWARIWTGTRTSLLIAILVATWNTTLGIIVGAIWGYVRSIDRIMTEIYNVLDNIPTTIVMILLAYMLRPSVTTLIIAMCALGWVGMTRFVRTQVMIIRDREYNLASRCLGTPTGRIITKNILPYLVSVIMLRFALTIPAAIASEVFLSYIGLGLPLHIPSLGNLVNEGRQLMMIPAMRYQLIFPSVVLSLITISFYIIGNAFSDAADPRNHT; translated from the coding sequence ATGGCGCGCTTGGACATACAAAACCTCGGGCCCGAGCTCTTTGACTTCGCCAGTTTTGATCTGGCCGCTGGCGAGCGCACCGGCTACTCGAACTATTCCTACTGGCGGGCCACCGTCACTAAGTTTCTGCAAAGCAGGCAGGCGGTTATCGCCTTGGCCATTCTCGGCGTACTGCTTACCTTCACCCTTATCCAGCCCTTCTTGCCCGGACAGCGCGACCCCAATTTAATTAACATCGACCCCGAGACGTTTCGCCATGTGCGCAACGTGCGGCCCGGCGCCGAGTTTTGGTTCGGTACTAATTCCATCGGGCAGGATCTTTGGGCGCGCATTTGGACCGGTACGCGCACTTCGCTGCTGATTGCCATTTTGGTGGCTACATGGAACACCACCTTAGGCATCATCGTCGGGGCCATCTGGGGTTATGTGCGCAGTATCGACAGGATCATGACCGAAATCTACAATGTCTTGGATAACATTCCCACCACAATCGTAATGATTCTACTGGCCTATATGCTACGCCCGAGCGTCACTACTTTAATCATCGCCATGTGTGCTTTAGGCTGGGTGGGCATGACCCGTTTTGTCCGCACACAGGTCATGATTATACGCGACCGCGAATACAACTTAGCCTCGCGGTGCTTGGGCACGCCTACCGGGCGAATCATTACCAAGAACATCCTGCCCTATCTTGTCTCGGTCATTATGTTGCGATTTGCGCTTACCATACCCGCAGCCATTGCCTCGGAGGTCTTCCTCTCCTACATCGGGCTCGGCCTTCCGCTCCACATCCCCTCGCTTGGCAACCTGGTAAACGAAGGACGGCAGCTAATGATGATACCCGCGATGCGCTACCAGCTAATCTTCCCCTCCGTCGTGCTGTCACTCATTACTATTTCTTTCTACATCATCGGCAACGCATTCTCCGATGCGGCCGACCCGCGCAATCACACGTAG
- a CDS encoding ABC transporter ATP-binding protein yields MTENLISVRGLVVKFSLRGRVLTAIREASLDVPQGKTLAIVGESGSGKSVLAKTFVGMLDANGWVDSGSILFAGEDLATYKGEKQWIRIRGKKIAMVFQDPMTALNPLRTVGLQIEETVRLHQGISGNASKERAVELLAEVGIPSPRERYRQYPHEFSGGMRQRVVIAIAMACQPQLLICDEPTTALDVTIQAQILELIRRLQEQHKLTVIYITHDLGVVAHVADKVAVMYAGDIVECGLVEEIFYNAQHPYTWALLSSLPQLGVKGEPLFSISGTPPNLFSEIVGDAFAPRNPLALKVDFVARPPIFQVSDTHYAKTWLLDPRAPAVEPPPAIKHLRTNFGGGAMRA; encoded by the coding sequence ATGACAGAAAACCTTATTTCGGTGCGAGGTTTGGTTGTGAAATTTAGCCTGCGCGGGCGCGTGTTGACGGCCATACGCGAGGCCTCCCTAGATGTCCCGCAGGGGAAAACATTAGCCATCGTCGGCGAGTCGGGCTCAGGCAAATCGGTCTTAGCCAAGACTTTTGTCGGTATGCTCGACGCTAACGGTTGGGTGGACAGCGGTTCGATTCTCTTTGCAGGCGAAGATCTTGCGACATACAAAGGCGAAAAGCAGTGGATACGCATTCGCGGCAAGAAAATTGCCATGGTTTTTCAGGACCCGATGACTGCTCTCAATCCCCTGAGAACCGTAGGCCTCCAAATAGAAGAAACTGTAAGGCTGCACCAAGGCATTAGCGGCAACGCGTCTAAGGAGCGCGCCGTCGAACTACTAGCTGAAGTCGGCATCCCCTCGCCGCGGGAGCGCTATCGGCAATACCCGCACGAGTTCTCCGGCGGCATGCGCCAGCGCGTGGTGATTGCCATTGCCATGGCCTGCCAGCCGCAGCTCCTAATCTGCGACGAGCCTACCACGGCATTAGACGTAACTATACAAGCCCAAATTCTTGAGCTTATCCGCCGCCTACAAGAGCAGCACAAACTCACCGTAATCTATATCACCCACGACCTAGGCGTCGTGGCGCATGTTGCGGACAAAGTTGCGGTTATGTACGCCGGGGACATCGTGGAGTGCGGCCTGGTAGAAGAGATTTTCTACAACGCCCAGCACCCCTACACGTGGGCGCTATTGTCTAGTCTGCCGCAGCTTGGAGTTAAAGGCGAGCCGCTTTTCTCTATCTCCGGTACACCCCCTAATCTGTTTAGCGAGATTGTGGGCGATGCCTTTGCGCCGCGCAATCCCCTCGCGCTCAAAGTAGACTTCGTGGCCCGTCCTCCTATCTTTCAGGTGAGCGATACACATTATGCCAAGACCTGGCTGCTTGACCCGCGTGCCCCGGCCGTAGAACCTCCGCCCGCCATCAAACATCTCAGGACTAATTTCGGGGGAGGAGCGATGCGAGCATGA
- a CDS encoding ATP-binding cassette domain-containing protein, which yields MTDREVLLELKNVSVVFTQRGSRQSLTAVNDVSFKLWRGETLGVVGESGSGKTTIGRTIVRINEASSGEVFFKGQRISGKISPELDAEVTRRIQMIFQDPMASLNERAKVDYIVSEGLYNTKAYRDEGERQAKVEASLREVGLLPEFASRFPHEFSGGQRQRIGVARALIMEPEIIIADEPISALDVSIRAQILNLLATLQREKGLTYIFIAHDLSVVRFITDRVAVLCKGKIVELAETEELFSFPLHPYTRSLLSAVPLPNPVEQRKRRPLPYDPSQHDYSQTPPLWAEVRPGHFVLGSERELHTWAG from the coding sequence ATGACGGACCGCGAAGTATTATTGGAGCTCAAGAACGTCAGTGTTGTGTTCACGCAGAGAGGGTCGCGCCAATCCCTCACGGCCGTCAACGACGTGAGCTTTAAGCTGTGGCGGGGCGAGACCCTCGGAGTGGTGGGCGAATCAGGTTCAGGGAAGACGACTATCGGGCGCACTATCGTGCGCATCAACGAAGCATCTAGCGGCGAGGTCTTCTTTAAGGGGCAGCGCATCAGCGGCAAAATATCGCCTGAGCTTGACGCCGAGGTAACAAGGCGCATTCAGATGATTTTCCAAGACCCCATGGCCTCCCTTAACGAGCGAGCTAAGGTAGACTACATCGTCTCGGAAGGGCTTTACAACACCAAGGCTTACCGCGACGAGGGGGAGCGTCAGGCAAAAGTAGAAGCCAGTTTGCGTGAGGTCGGCTTGCTGCCGGAATTCGCCTCGCGCTTTCCGCATGAATTCTCAGGCGGGCAGCGGCAGCGTATCGGCGTTGCGCGCGCCCTAATCATGGAGCCCGAAATAATCATTGCCGACGAGCCCATTTCCGCCCTCGACGTTTCCATACGAGCCCAAATACTTAATCTCTTGGCTACCCTGCAGCGCGAGAAAGGACTCACCTATATCTTTATTGCCCACGACCTATCGGTAGTGCGCTTTATAACTGACCGCGTCGCTGTCTTGTGTAAGGGCAAGATTGTGGAACTCGCGGAAACAGAAGAACTTTTCTCCTTCCCTCTACACCCTTACACGCGCTCCCTTCTCTCCGCCGTGCCCCTACCTAACCCCGTGGAACAGCGCAAGCGCCGACCCCTCCCCTATGACCCCTCTCAACATGACTACTCGCAAACACCACCCCTCTGGGCCGAAGTTCGCCCCGGCCACTTCGTGCTCGGCAGCGAACGCGAACTACACACCTGGGCCGGCTGA
- a CDS encoding C40 family peptidase: MLLKHGFVVREYVSLGEGPYKNVVKTVVTQARLGEPVLVLEQERGWYKVQMSDTYQGWVSPLDIVLVDEDYWRAYQDSPQVLVTAHFTYIYSERACSLVGQAAGQLVSAATMGTELKLVDEDDTVYQVEIPSGTTGYIQRCAGRIIPRFGKMPLGEARELVALAKEFLGLPYFWGGTTPYGFDCSGFVQTLLKMHGIFVLRDAYQQYEQGVAVERAALDIGDLVFWSTYRAGASHVGFYLGAGQYIHAGSSRGVAINSFIPSDENYSEELDKNYLGARRVLGGVRCEDSRR; this comes from the coding sequence ATGCTACTTAAACATGGCTTCGTAGTGCGCGAGTATGTAAGCTTAGGCGAGGGACCGTACAAGAATGTGGTCAAGACGGTGGTAACACAGGCGAGGCTAGGTGAGCCGGTGCTGGTGTTGGAGCAAGAGCGTGGCTGGTACAAGGTGCAGATGTCAGACACGTATCAGGGCTGGGTGAGCCCGCTAGATATTGTGTTGGTGGACGAAGACTACTGGCGCGCCTACCAAGACTCGCCGCAGGTATTAGTTACGGCGCACTTTACTTATATCTACAGTGAGCGCGCATGCTCTCTAGTGGGCCAGGCGGCAGGACAACTCGTTAGCGCGGCGACTATGGGTACAGAGCTTAAGTTAGTGGACGAGGACGACACAGTCTATCAGGTTGAGATACCTAGCGGCACAACAGGGTACATACAGCGCTGCGCGGGGCGTATAATCCCGCGCTTTGGCAAGATGCCGCTAGGTGAAGCCCGGGAGCTCGTCGCCTTAGCCAAGGAGTTCTTGGGGCTGCCGTATTTTTGGGGCGGTACCACGCCGTATGGCTTCGACTGCTCCGGATTTGTGCAAACCTTGTTGAAGATGCATGGCATCTTTGTCTTGCGCGATGCCTATCAGCAGTACGAGCAGGGCGTGGCTGTAGAGCGCGCCGCGCTCGATATAGGCGACTTAGTGTTTTGGAGTACTTACAGGGCAGGTGCGTCACATGTCGGCTTCTACCTTGGCGCAGGCCAATACATCCACGCGGGGTCGTCGCGCGGCGTGGCCATTAACAGCTTTATTCCCAGCGACGAAAACTACAGCGAAGAGCTCGATAAAAACTATCTCGGCGCCAGAAGAGTGCTAGGAGGTGTCCGGTGTGAAGATAGCCGCCGTTGA
- a CDS encoding dipeptide epimerase: MKIAAVETHRLTVPLVKPFKTALRVLTVSETLIVKVRLDNDLVGYGAASPTAVITGDTLGSIAGALNEVLTPLFIGQDVTNYEAALTRLNSALVRNPSAKAALDMAIYDLVGQMYGAPLYKLLGGHKSMFETDITVSINRIDEMVADALRAVNDGFTMLKLKVGLNASEDLDRVKGIRQAVGAAVKLRLDANQGWKAKDAIRVIRAMEDAGLDIELVEQPVKAHDIEGLKQVTDNVSTPIMADESVFSPEDALRVLSMRAVDLINIKLMKAGGIHNALKINALAESAGVECMVGCMIENKIGVTAAAHLAAAKSNITRMDLDAPLLLTTEPIEGGISFAGPKIVLPSSPGLGITEAKGTELFAS; encoded by the coding sequence GTGAAGATAGCCGCCGTTGAGACGCACAGACTCACCGTGCCGCTAGTTAAGCCTTTTAAGACGGCGCTCCGCGTACTTACAGTGTCAGAGACATTAATAGTCAAGGTGCGACTAGATAATGACCTTGTGGGTTACGGAGCAGCCTCTCCTACGGCGGTAATTACCGGCGATACCTTAGGCTCGATTGCCGGTGCGCTTAATGAAGTGCTTACACCTCTATTTATAGGGCAAGACGTCACAAACTACGAAGCGGCGCTTACTCGTCTTAACAGCGCCCTCGTGCGCAATCCGAGTGCTAAGGCAGCACTTGACATGGCTATCTACGACTTAGTCGGGCAGATGTACGGCGCGCCCCTCTACAAGTTACTTGGCGGACACAAGAGCATGTTCGAAACGGATATTACCGTGAGCATTAACCGCATTGACGAGATGGTGGCGGATGCGTTGCGAGCGGTCAACGACGGATTCACCATGTTGAAGTTAAAGGTGGGGCTAAACGCTAGCGAGGACTTAGACAGGGTAAAAGGCATCCGCCAAGCAGTTGGCGCTGCGGTGAAGCTCCGGCTCGATGCCAATCAAGGCTGGAAGGCCAAAGACGCAATACGCGTTATACGGGCCATGGAAGACGCTGGGCTCGATATAGAGCTAGTCGAACAACCTGTCAAAGCGCACGATATTGAGGGACTAAAACAGGTTACCGACAACGTCTCAACTCCCATTATGGCCGACGAAAGCGTGTTCTCGCCCGAGGACGCTTTGCGCGTGCTCAGCATGCGGGCCGTCGACCTGATTAACATCAAGCTTATGAAGGCGGGCGGCATCCACAACGCACTAAAGATTAACGCCTTGGCAGAGAGTGCGGGGGTCGAGTGCATGGTCGGCTGCATGATTGAGAACAAGATAGGCGTAACCGCAGCCGCTCATCTTGCGGCTGCCAAGAGCAACATTACCCGTATGGACCTAGACGCACCTCTGCTGCTAACTACGGAGCCTATCGAAGGCGGCATCAGCTTCGCCGGGCCAAAAATCGTACTTCCCTCCTCCCCCGGCCTCGGCATCACTGAAGCAAAAGGGACGGAGCTTTTTGCTTCATGA
- the lysA gene encoding diaminopimelate decarboxylase, whose protein sequence is MIGGCDAVELAQRYGTPLICYDEDMIRDNCRRYMASFAHNQNRVAYAGKAFLCLAMCQIVEEEGLYLDVVSGGELYTALQAGFPPERIYFHGNNKSHAELTMAVSEGVGCVVVDNAYEYHTLKEIAAAGGKPVNILLRVAVGVDAATHPYVMTGHVDSKFGLGLNSQTLDDLVADALEDPRLTLLGFHSHIGSQIADLHAFARATEALFAGIRRYIALHKWSPLEVNLGGGLAVQYTIDDKPATIEELCAVLLETATRHMDDQKISPRLTIEPGRSIVGPAGTTLYRVGAIKGTSTGRRFVSIDGGMADNPRVALYQAKYTCSLASRRNEANSAVYTIAGKACESGDILIWDHPLPIVQSGDILAVHTTGAYTYSMASNYNRLPRPAVVLAKDGVARLIIERESYNDLTRNDRRLK, encoded by the coding sequence ATGATCGGCGGCTGTGACGCTGTCGAGCTCGCACAGAGGTATGGCACCCCGCTCATTTGCTACGACGAGGACATGATCCGCGACAATTGTCGGCGGTATATGGCAAGTTTTGCGCACAATCAGAATCGCGTTGCCTACGCCGGCAAGGCCTTTCTGTGTTTGGCTATGTGCCAGATAGTAGAGGAAGAAGGCTTGTACCTCGACGTAGTATCCGGTGGAGAGCTTTACACCGCGTTACAGGCGGGCTTTCCACCGGAGCGAATCTATTTTCACGGTAACAACAAGTCTCACGCCGAACTGACCATGGCCGTTAGCGAGGGCGTCGGCTGTGTCGTCGTAGACAACGCCTATGAGTACCATACTCTAAAGGAGATAGCGGCGGCGGGCGGCAAACCCGTGAATATACTCCTGCGCGTGGCGGTAGGGGTAGATGCGGCAACTCACCCTTATGTCATGACTGGTCACGTCGACTCGAAGTTTGGGCTAGGACTAAATAGCCAGACCCTTGACGACCTTGTGGCCGATGCCCTAGAAGACCCGAGGCTCACCCTGTTAGGGTTTCATAGTCACATCGGCTCGCAGATTGCGGACTTACATGCCTTTGCGCGCGCCACAGAAGCGCTGTTTGCGGGCATACGCCGCTACATCGCATTGCATAAGTGGTCGCCGCTTGAAGTGAACTTAGGCGGCGGGCTTGCCGTTCAGTACACGATAGACGATAAGCCAGCCACAATCGAGGAATTGTGTGCAGTGCTGCTTGAGACTGCAACGCGACACATGGACGACCAGAAGATTTCCCCGCGTCTGACTATAGAGCCCGGGCGTTCCATAGTCGGGCCCGCCGGGACAACGCTTTACCGCGTAGGCGCAATCAAGGGCACATCGACCGGGCGCCGCTTCGTAAGTATCGACGGCGGCATGGCCGATAACCCTCGCGTAGCGCTGTATCAGGCCAAGTACACCTGCTCACTAGCATCCCGCAGAAATGAGGCAAACAGCGCTGTTTACACAATAGCCGGTAAAGCCTGCGAGAGTGGCGACATCTTAATCTGGGACCACCCTCTCCCAATCGTGCAGAGCGGCGACATCTTGGCCGTACACACCACCGGAGCGTACACCTACAGCATGGCCAGCAACTACAATCGCCTCCCCCGACCGGCGGTCGTGCTCGCCAAAGATGGTGTCGCCCGACTGATTATTGAGCGCGAAAGCTATAACGACCTGACGCGAAATGATCGCAGGCTAAAGTAG
- a CDS encoding AAA family ATPase, producing the protein MVERLSLKDLTAASSDRLFTFETTAEVPPLEGIIGQDRAANALAFGLRMTDEGYNIYLMGITGTGRNSYTKSIVAERAKEQPTPSDWCYVYDFDQPDSPLALAFTPGAGGQFKEQIESFVARIRDDIPKAFESDEFRNLRNEAVQQFQSQTMAVLEKLSGLAKAQQLLFKPTGKGYVTIPTLDGQPLNEQRLQELDAATLEGINKRIQSYQKEAEPLFEELGSLEREVQEKLQALERKAGASIVFPLLESIRKKFEANQEAQKYLSNLEQDIYRHLRHFYPDDGQQDEDRAAAMRAQNKEGWDIKYKVNLFVDNGQVQGAPVVFETNASYYNMFGMIEFQPSMGTLITNLTKVKAGSLHRANGGYLIVQAEDLFSNAHSWKALKRAVKNKQVRVENVPDGSSGVITGLRPQPIPLDVKVILIGSYDIYMLLYRYDEDFRKLFKIKVDFETEMTREDENILKMAAFISRHCRDRGLHNFHRAAVAAVIDYSSRLAGNQSKLSTRFNDIVELLAEANSWASLEGATLVEERHITKTLSEKRYRADKYEQKIHELFADGTYLMDVQGVAVGQINGLAVLNMGDYSFGKPARITVNTFTGKKGVINIEKEAQLSGRIHNKGVLIIGGYLGAKFAQKFPLTLTATLCFEQSYDGVDGDSASSAELYALLSSLADVPLKQGIAVTGSVNQKGEIQPIGGVNEKIEGFYRLCQKQGLTGEQGVLIPVQNKRQLMLHSEVLEAVKAGNFHIYAVRTIEEGIEALTGMPAGERDSTGEYTEGSIFRLVEKKLAAFHQQALDEE; encoded by the coding sequence GTGGTAGAAAGGCTATCTTTAAAGGACCTCACAGCCGCGTCGAGCGACCGACTTTTCACGTTTGAGACTACAGCAGAAGTCCCCCCGCTTGAGGGCATCATCGGCCAAGACAGGGCCGCGAACGCGCTCGCTTTTGGCCTGCGCATGACGGACGAAGGGTACAACATTTATCTCATGGGCATCACAGGCACCGGCCGCAATAGCTACACCAAGTCCATTGTCGCCGAGCGCGCCAAAGAGCAGCCTACCCCGAGTGACTGGTGCTATGTCTATGATTTTGATCAGCCCGACAGCCCCTTAGCCCTAGCCTTCACGCCGGGGGCGGGCGGCCAGTTTAAGGAGCAGATAGAGTCCTTTGTCGCTCGCATCCGCGACGACATTCCTAAAGCCTTTGAGAGCGACGAGTTCCGTAACCTGCGCAACGAAGCCGTACAGCAGTTTCAGAGCCAGACAATGGCCGTGCTAGAGAAACTAAGCGGGCTCGCCAAAGCTCAGCAGTTGCTCTTCAAGCCAACCGGCAAGGGCTATGTGACTATTCCTACACTCGACGGGCAACCGCTGAATGAACAGCGTCTGCAGGAGCTCGATGCGGCGACGCTAGAGGGCATCAACAAGCGCATTCAAAGCTACCAAAAAGAGGCCGAGCCCCTGTTTGAAGAGCTTGGCTCACTAGAGCGCGAAGTGCAGGAAAAGCTGCAGGCGTTAGAGCGCAAAGCCGGCGCTTCTATCGTCTTCCCGTTGCTTGAGAGTATCCGCAAAAAGTTCGAAGCTAACCAGGAAGCCCAAAAATACCTGAGTAACTTAGAGCAGGATATCTACAGGCACTTAAGACACTTCTACCCTGATGACGGGCAGCAGGACGAGGATAGAGCCGCTGCCATGCGCGCTCAAAACAAAGAGGGCTGGGATATAAAGTACAAGGTTAACTTGTTCGTGGACAACGGCCAAGTTCAGGGAGCCCCAGTGGTGTTTGAGACTAACGCGAGCTACTACAACATGTTCGGTATGATTGAGTTTCAGCCAAGCATGGGCACGCTCATTACGAACTTAACCAAAGTGAAGGCCGGCTCATTACACCGCGCTAACGGCGGCTACTTAATCGTGCAGGCCGAAGACCTTTTCAGCAATGCACACTCCTGGAAGGCCTTAAAGCGCGCCGTAAAGAACAAGCAGGTTCGAGTCGAGAACGTCCCTGACGGCAGCAGCGGTGTTATCACCGGGTTAAGGCCACAGCCTATCCCGCTTGACGTAAAAGTTATTCTTATTGGCAGCTACGATATCTACATGCTGCTCTATCGTTATGATGAGGACTTCCGCAAGCTCTTTAAGATCAAAGTGGATTTCGAAACCGAGATGACGCGAGAAGACGAGAACATCCTTAAGATGGCCGCGTTTATTAGCCGGCACTGCCGCGACAGGGGGCTGCACAACTTCCACCGCGCGGCGGTAGCAGCCGTAATAGATTACAGCTCACGCCTCGCCGGAAACCAAAGCAAGCTCAGCACGCGCTTTAACGACATCGTGGAGCTTCTAGCCGAGGCAAATTCCTGGGCCTCCCTTGAAGGGGCAACCCTCGTAGAAGAACGCCATATCACCAAAACCCTGAGCGAAAAGCGCTACCGCGCCGACAAATACGAACAGAAGATTCACGAGCTCTTTGCCGACGGCACGTATCTCATGGACGTGCAGGGCGTAGCGGTCGGGCAGATAAACGGCTTGGCAGTGCTGAACATGGGCGACTACTCTTTCGGCAAGCCGGCGCGCATAACCGTTAACACCTTTACCGGCAAGAAGGGCGTTATCAACATCGAGAAAGAAGCCCAGCTAAGCGGACGCATACACAACAAAGGCGTACTGATTATTGGCGGCTACTTAGGCGCTAAGTTTGCGCAGAAGTTCCCCCTCACGCTTACGGCTACACTGTGCTTCGAGCAATCCTATGACGGCGTGGACGGCGACAGCGCCTCAAGTGCCGAGCTTTACGCCTTGTTGTCAAGCCTTGCCGACGTGCCGCTTAAGCAAGGTATAGCTGTCACCGGCTCGGTCAACCAAAAAGGCGAAATCCAGCCGATAGGCGGCGTCAACGAAAAAATCGAGGGGTTCTACCGCTTGTGCCAAAAACAAGGCTTGACCGGCGAACAAGGAGTACTTATCCCCGTCCAAAACAAGCGACAACTCATGTTGCACAGCGAAGTTCTGGAGGCGGTCAAAGCCGGTAACTTTCACATCTACGCTGTACGGACCATCGAAGAGGGCATCGAAGCGTTAACCGGCATGCCCGCAGGCGAGCGCGACAGCACAGGTGAATACACAGAAGGCTCTATCTTCCGACTAGTCGAGAAGAAGCTTGCGGCGTTCCATCAGCAGGCCCTAGACGAGGAGTAG